Below is a window of Patescibacteria group bacterium DNA.
AAATCAAATCTCCGACTTTCGTCGGCGAGCATGTCCACCAAATTTCCACCGACGAGAAATTAATTCACCTCGACCTGTACCGCGCCGAATCTTTGGAGGTCGAGAAAGTTGAGAGACTGCAGGAATTATTCGCTTCGCGAGATACAGTCGTCGTCGAGTGGAGCGAGCGTCTGCCGAAAAAACTTCTCCCAAAAAAAAGAATCGAGCTGCGATTCAGTGAGCTGAAGAGCGGGGAGAGGAAGATTGGGGTAATGAAAATTTTATGAGTTTTTTGTCTTTTTCATGCCTCTAATTTTCCTATGGTTTTTGTAAAGCTTGCGACCAGTTCATCAGCCGCTGGAAACTTGTAGGATTCTGTAATGCCCTTAGTCATGCGTTTTATTTTTTCAGTGTCAGAAGAGTTCGCCATGCTTTTAATATTAGAAGTAATAATTCTAAATATTTTTTCAAAAAATTCATTTTTGTTGGCAAGTATTTTGGTTTTTGCCCATAGAGTCTGGTTTTTGTCAGAAGGACTTTCTTCCAGCAACCTTAATTTAAAAAGCCGTGTTAATTCTGAACCTGAAATACCCAGAATTGGTTCTATAAACCAAACATCAAAAATATCTTTTAACCTAGAAATTCTACTTTGCTCGTCCGGGCTTCCTAACCTATTGAGTGATGAGTAAACTTTATTGGCAAGATTATTTGATAGTTGAGGTACAGTGATGGGGCCCAGTTTCAATTCTCCTTGGTCCACAAAATTATGATATACAGGTAAATCAATCGGGTTCAAAAAGGTTGTTTTTTTTGCAGTTGATACTTCGGTTTTTATTGTGACGTCTTCCCAATTTATAAATTTCGGGATAGTAATGCTTCCTTTCACGCTCCCAAGTCTTTCTCCTGACAAATCTGTCGGCTCTCTTAGTCTGGAAATTTTTGGTTCGAAACCATAATCCGACCCATAAACAGAAACAATTTTTTCGCGGACACCGTTAGCAGCTTCTTTCAGTATCAATTCGTAGTTTCTAAGTGGCGTTAGTCCATTCTTTTTGTAAAATCGACTATCTGCTTCGAAATCAATATCGGGAGTATATCTTGGAAAATTTGGTATATGTCCTTTCCTGATGGATATCCCTCCGATAATCACTGGTTTTTTTATTTCACCTGCCTCCATAGATGTATGAACTTCATTAATAACGGAGGCTATTATGCCTATAAAATAGTCTCGGACTACTCTTAACTCATCAATTTTTTCGGACTTACTTATAGCGGTGATGTTTGAAGACAGGTCTATCATCGATGATGGCAAAATTAATGCTTGTGTATGATACAACATAATTAAAAATTGTAAATGCTGATTCTACACAAGCGGAATAGCGACCTTAAAGTAAAATGGCGAGTAGTTTTAATTTGCCACAAGAGATAATTATTCTCTCCACATTTTCCTAAAACTCTCCTCCCAGATTTTTTCCCAATCGTGCCGCGGCGCAGAATTCACCGCGCCGACTTTCGCAATCCTCACGCCAAATTTCGTTGCGAGCGTTTTTAGTTTCGCGAGATTGGCGGGCGTGATTTCGAGTAAAAAGCCTGGATTTTCCGAGAACAATTCGGCGTTCGAAAGTCCCGAGAGCTCGAAGCCGAAATTTGTGCCGAAGCTGGATTCCGCTGCTGCGACTGCGACGCCGCCGCGATGCAGGTCGCGATTCGAGACCAGGAATTTGCGCGCCGCCAAAACAAACTTAATTTCTTTGGCGAACATTTTCGCGTCGAATTCAAAGGCGGAACCAAAATTATCGCCAAGTGCTTTCTCCAGTTCGCTGCCGCCGAGATTTTCGCTGCGCTTGCCGATGAGGATTAGGAGATTGCCTGCGGCTTGGAATTTTTGCGGGACGAATTTCGCGGCGTCGTTTAATTTCCCGACACACGCCACGAGTGCGCTCGGATTGATCGAGTCGCGACCATTTTCATTGTAGAGGCTGACATTGCCGCTGACGAAAGGTGTGCCAAAAAGTTCGGCTGTGTTTCGCAAGCCTTCGATCGCAGCGACGAATTCACCCATTTGCGCAGGTTTCTCGGGATTGCCGAAATTCAAGCAGTCGGTGAGGGCGAGCGGCTGCGCGCCGAGCGCGACGACATTCGCGACTGATTCAGCGACGGCGTGCTCCGCTTGCAGTTTGGCGGAGTATTTGCCGAGGCTGGCATCGCCGCCTGTGCCGATCGTGATGCCGATTTTTTTCAATTCGTCCGGCGCAGTCGTATTCACAAGCGGACGAATGATCGCGCTGCCGCCACAGCCCGCGTCACGCAGCGTTCCACCTTGGACTTGCTTGTCGTATTTTTCGTAGATCGGTTTGCGCGAAGAGATATTTTCGCTCGCGAGTAATTTCCGCAGAGCTTCCTCGATGTTTATTCTCGTGAAATCAAAACTTACCGCAGGAAACACTTTATTTTCAGGCACGAACGCGCGGTCGTAGAGCAGACCCTCGGTCAGGACTCTCGCGGGGGCGTCGATGACTTTCGTGCCGCCGAATTTCAAAACGAAATTGCCGCGCGTCACTTTGCCGACGACACTCGCGCGGGCTCCATTTGAGACAGTCGGCAGTGCCCATTTTTCATTGTAGTTGGCGAGAATCAGCGGTGTGATTTTCGGATCGCAAACCCAGCAAAAGCGTTCCTGCGTCTCGGCAGCGGCGATGATTTGCGGAGGGAGATTTTTTTCGCCGACATGAATTTTTTCCAGGTCGATTTCCGCGCCGAAATTATTGCGGTCGAGTTGCTCGACGCTCGCGCAGACATTGCCGCCCGCGCCCATGTCTTTGAAGCTCACTTTGCCCAAAAGTTTCCGGCGCTTCAATTCACCGAATAAATCGTAAGTCGAGGCGAGCAACATTCGCTCCAAAAACGGATTCGGTTCTTGCACCGCGCCTTTATTCGTCTCAGCATCTTCTTCTCTTAGCTCGCCGCTCGCGAAGCTCGCACCACCGAAGCCACTGCGGTCGGTCGCTTTGCCGATGATGATGATGTCGTATTTTTTGTCAGCTGCTTCAGCGGGCGCGAAGGAATGAATAATTTCATCGTCACTCAGGACGCCGAGCGCAATCACATTCACGAGACAGTTGGAATCAAAACTTTTTTCGAATTCGATGTCGCCGCCGAGATTCGGCACGCCGAGCGGATTGCCGTAACCCGCGATGCCCGCGACGACTTCGCGCGCGAGCCAGCGATTCGTGGGCTTCTCGATTGCGCCAAAACGCAGCACATCGAGACAGCCAATCACACGCGCGCCCATACAGAGAATGTCGCGGACGATGCCGCCGACACCAGTCGCCGCGCCTTCGAAAGGCACGATTTGGCTCGGGTGGTTGTGGCTCTCGTGACCGATGACGAGTCCCCATTTTTTGCCTGTTTTCTCTTTGGCAATTTCGACAATGCCCGCATCTTCGCCCGGTCCGAGAATTACAGATTTTCCGCGCGTCGGCAGTTTTTTCAAATAATTGCGACTAGAACGGTAGCTGCAGTGTTCGCTGCCCTGAATGCCCAAAATCGTCAGCTCGGTGAGCGTGAGTGGTCGCCCGATTTTCTTTTGAAAATATCTTGCCTCGTCGATTTTGAGCGCGATGCGATTTTGCACTAAAAATTTTTCCGCCTCTTTTTCGGGCGAATTCTCGAAATCGAAAACGGGCTCAACATGTTTTTTCACGCAAGAGATTTTATCACGCTAAAATTATCTCGATGACTAGCCCAAGCACCCCCGAAAAAAATTTCCCGGAGAATCTGCCACCAGCCGAGCTCCTGCGCCGCGACTTCGAAAATCAAAAACTCGCGGTGCACCAGCGGACGATTGAGCAGCTCCAAAAAATCGCGGGCGCGGAGGCGCGCGTGCGGACTTTCGCGAAATTGATGGATAAATACGGCGTGGATGTACTCGTCGGACTTTTTCCCGAAATCGGCGACGCCGCGAGCTCGACGATTGCCGGAATCTATCTGCTCTTCGAAGCGCAAAAAGCCGAGCTCTCGAAATTCGCTTGTCTCAAAATCATCGGGCTGCAGACCGCGGATTTTTTCGTCGGGGCAGTGCCAATCGCGGGCGATGTTTTGGATTATCTTTTCAAGGCGAATAAATGGTCGGCGGAACTTTTCGCCCAGAAAAAAGCGGAGGTGATTGCGAAGGCCCGCGCGGCGGGAATTCCGGAAAACGAAATCGCTATGATTGATCAATCAGCGGAAAAATTGCCGCAACTCGCGCAAAGAATTGTCTCGGCGGTGATGGAGCAGAATGCGGAAAAATTGATTTGAATTTTGGGTTTTAACCTAGCTGTAAAAAAGCTCAGTGAAGATTTTTTAGCTTTGCTAAAATCTGCCGCTCCCCATGGATCAAGCTGAAAAAATTTCGATTTT
It encodes the following:
- the tsaE gene encoding tRNA (adenosine(37)-N6)-threonylcarbamoyltransferase complex ATPase subunit type 1 TsaE, with product MKSIYQTSDAEATEALGESLAPELRGQKVFLFGDLGLGKTTLLRGLARGLGLKSKIKSPTFVGEHVHQISTDEKLIHLDLYRAESLEVEKVERLQELFASRDTVVVEWSERLPKKLLPKKRIELRFSELKSGERKIGVMKIL
- a CDS encoding nucleotidyl transferase AbiEii/AbiGii toxin family protein translates to MIDLSSNITAISKSEKIDELRVVRDYFIGIIASVINEVHTSMEAGEIKKPVIIGGISIRKGHIPNFPRYTPDIDFEADSRFYKKNGLTPLRNYELILKEAANGVREKIVSVYGSDYGFEPKISRLREPTDLSGERLGSVKGSITIPKFINWEDVTIKTEVSTAKKTTFLNPIDLPVYHNFVDQGELKLGPITVPQLSNNLANKVYSSLNRLGSPDEQSRISRLKDIFDVWFIEPILGISGSELTRLFKLRLLEESPSDKNQTLWAKTKILANKNEFFEKIFRIITSNIKSMANSSDTEKIKRMTKGITESYKFPAADELVASFTKTIGKLEA
- the purL gene encoding phosphoribosylformylglycinamidine synthase subunit PurL; protein product: MKKHVEPVFDFENSPEKEAEKFLVQNRIALKIDEARYFQKKIGRPLTLTELTILGIQGSEHCSYRSSRNYLKKLPTRGKSVILGPGEDAGIVEIAKEKTGKKWGLVIGHESHNHPSQIVPFEGAATGVGGIVRDILCMGARVIGCLDVLRFGAIEKPTNRWLAREVVAGIAGYGNPLGVPNLGGDIEFEKSFDSNCLVNVIALGVLSDDEIIHSFAPAEAADKKYDIIIIGKATDRSGFGGASFASGELREEDAETNKGAVQEPNPFLERMLLASTYDLFGELKRRKLLGKVSFKDMGAGGNVCASVEQLDRNNFGAEIDLEKIHVGEKNLPPQIIAAAETQERFCWVCDPKITPLILANYNEKWALPTVSNGARASVVGKVTRGNFVLKFGGTKVIDAPARVLTEGLLYDRAFVPENKVFPAVSFDFTRINIEEALRKLLASENISSRKPIYEKYDKQVQGGTLRDAGCGGSAIIRPLVNTTAPDELKKIGITIGTGGDASLGKYSAKLQAEHAVAESVANVVALGAQPLALTDCLNFGNPEKPAQMGEFVAAIEGLRNTAELFGTPFVSGNVSLYNENGRDSINPSALVACVGKLNDAAKFVPQKFQAAGNLLILIGKRSENLGGSELEKALGDNFGSAFEFDAKMFAKEIKFVLAARKFLVSNRDLHRGGVAVAAAESSFGTNFGFELSGLSNAELFSENPGFLLEITPANLAKLKTLATKFGVRIAKVGAVNSAPRHDWEKIWEESFRKMWRE
- a CDS encoding DUF4112 domain-containing protein; amino-acid sequence: MTSPSTPEKNFPENLPPAELLRRDFENQKLAVHQRTIEQLQKIAGAEARVRTFAKLMDKYGVDVLVGLFPEIGDAASSTIAGIYLLFEAQKAELSKFACLKIIGLQTADFFVGAVPIAGDVLDYLFKANKWSAELFAQKKAEVIAKARAAGIPENEIAMIDQSAEKLPQLAQRIVSAVMEQNAEKLI